The DNA region TTGCAAACTCCAGATTCCATTCACTGCCTGCTCGGGCCCTATAACCGTTACCTAATGCATATTCTACATATTCTACATGTCAGCCACACATTGCTGATGAAATCCCTCGATTTATGGACCAGCTCTCGACGAGTCACCCATTGTGGAATGTCTGCTGAAACAGGCCCTGTTGTGTTCTAATTATAACCTGAACTGCCTTTCTTCTCTGGTGTTTTTCACCTTTTAaagtttttacttttcttttattGATCCTCAGACATAACGGTAAAGATAAGAGAAGCGACCAAAGCAGAATACAACGTGGGCCTGTTTTAAGACATTCCACAGTGACTCATCCTGCCCCTTTTTAATCTTTCACCGAACTTCTTCCTTTACATTTCCTACATGGATCATTTTTGTGTTTGCGTACTGATAAAGTTCTCTCTGTGTATCTCTTGGCTGGCCTGCCTTTCCACTTCCGCGTCTGTCTAGCTACCTATCTACTGATTCATTTATTACACATAATTCTCAGCATCATCAATGTGACATCATTGTCCACTCCTTAGCAGCTCTTAAGAAGCCCCAAACCTCCGGGAAATCCATATTGCCAGGGGCCAACATCCTTTGGAAAAACATCTGGGGGAAACTCAACAATAAGCCGGTGATTTACACCAATTAGATAATCTCAAAAGGACAAATTCTGGGTCAAGCGCCCGACTGCCCTCCTACGCTCCTGTCAGGCTCAGGTGAGTGGGATAGTCTGTTGGCAAGTAACGGGTTAGTGTCTGTCTCCCCCCTACACCTCCTCATCTCATCCCTTCACCCCCCCCCTTCATCTCCGAGGGCTATATATTGGACGTTGTGACTCGTCTGCATCTTAAGCATCACTCGCACCCGCAGACATTCGCAGACATACAAACCCACAAGTGTCTGGTTCATTTTGAGCAACGGCGTAGACGAAGAGCAGACTCCAGCGATGAGGTCCCTGTTGAAGCTGGTTGTGATTCTGTTTTGCGTCCAGAGGGGAGAGGGCCACTGGCTGAGATCACTGATTGGTAAGTACTGGCTGAAGAGAAGGTTGTGACCTATGACCTTTTGGCTAAAATCTAATTTTTGCTTGCTTTGAGAGCAGTGTGTCAAATATCATGTCTAGACTTGGAGATATATAACTTTAAACTTCGATTTTCTGCCTCTTAGAACTTATCAATTCTTAGTTAAGACTAAGAATAACTGGTGTCTCAATTTGGAGTACAGCCTGAAATTAGTTGCGCTTTGTATTTTCATTAGTTTCCTTTGTgtatcacatgtattgataactCTTTCTGCCTTTTCCAGACCAGAAACAAGAAGCAGCATCTCCACACATATCACCAAATGCGGACAAGAGAAACAGAGATCCATCTGCAGAAGACGGCCAAACAGAAGCTTCTGGAGTCGGGCCATCACCTGATCCCGTCGTCCCGATCCCAGTCCGGTCACGTCGCTCTGCTTCAGACTCCCAGTGTGGCCTGCGCTCCATCCTGCTGCAGGTTCGAAACCTCGGGCTGGGCTACGACTCCGACGAGACCATCCTCTTCAAGTACTGCGGTGGGACGTGCCCCCATGTTCGCTCCAACCATGACCTCACCCTCACTAACCTGCTGGTGAGCGGGGTGCTCCCTCAACCAGCACCTGGGGATGTGTGGCACAACACGCCCTGCTGCAGGCCCACCCACCACGAGGATGTGGCCTTCCTTGATAACTCGCACCGTTGGCACAAGGTGGAGAAGCTGTCGGCAGCGGGGTGCAGCTGTGTTGGCTAGACAGCCGAGCGGAGATGACTGAACGGAGGAAGTGAGAGGGTAGGGGTGTGTGACAAGGCGTATGATGGTTTGTGAGGACAAGTCGATTCTAAGGACAAGTTTGCTGGCAGGTTTTCTTATTGTGTCTGTAAATGAAGAGTTGAATTCCAAAATGACATACCTTTGAGTAAGCTGAAACCTTTTCTTATGACGTTATTTATGTCAGAATCAATGAGCACAAAAAACCCTTTCACTTTTGGGTGAAAACCTCATGAATCCAGTTAAGTTGATTTAAATGTTCTGACTTCGACTGCTGATCTAATGGGCCTCAATGGGATTAGAATTTTATTACTTTTGGCATTTGTGAGCTTTAAAAATCCACCCTGTAACAGTCCAGCTACAATATACTGCTGCTTTTCTAAGTTCATGAACAGTTTGCATTCTAAAAAAGGGTGTTTTTCATCTGATGTTGACAGTAAATACATATATAAGGAATTAGAAATAAGCTCTTCATATGTAagtacttttctttcttttttttttttaaatgaaagcatTGCTTATATCAACTGATTCTGTCCAAAGCGGtctaaaactgtaaaaactgaaCAGAGACAAGATTCTACTACAAGCTACTTGACTATTTTTGTAAAtaagtatttattaaaaatctTGAGTGCAACTTTGGGGTTAATAGTAGAAGGGATTATATATACTAAGCTGTATAGATATACCCGACGCAGCTGAGGGAAGCTCTTTTTAGTTCAGACTAATTTGTCAACAGTCCAgctacaattttaaaaaaatgtatttatgtaagataagttatttatttatttgttgcctTTTTTGTCATGCTGATTAACTTATTTTGTAATGTGTTTATCTCTGTGTTCATTGTGTGTTCAGTTCCTATTAAAGATAAACTTGTAAAGCTCTAAACTGTGTTGGTGGATGTGTCATTAGTATAAAGACAGAAATTACATGTGTaatttatgcaaaaaaaaagtttattcaatgttttgtacaaaaatatatgttttgcaCATGTACAAAAATTCAAGACCTAAATCATATAGATGATTCTTATGATTCACTCTTGAACTAAAATTTGTTTTACATCCAGATACATCACTTCTTTAACTCTGTACAGTTTGTGTCAGCTGGTATGTTGCTTTCCTCCCTCAAGAATTAAATCTTTGTACAGCTAACAGTCATAAAAACAGACTCATCATCTGACTATGAAGTTAGTTGTACCTGAATGACCGCTGTGTAGCTCACTTCTGACCAAAATGAAACTTTCCCCCAGTGGCCATTTACAAGTTTTCGTAGACTCTGAGCTGCTCATGAGCCTTTCATACTTTGTGATGTAGTTTTATGTTTTCTGATATTCCTGTTTTGACAAACTTGATATCCTGAATAACCTCATCGCTCCAGCATGGATACTTTTCACTGGACCTAAATGTGCTACAGATCCATTTTCAGCACCAAACCTCCAACGACCCTGTGTGTACGGacacaaaaattaaataagATGTTTTCATGCCACTCTAAGAGCCGTCAGGTTTTAAAATTTATGTCTGCAGACTGCATGttatctgaataaaaaaaaggaatctTCTCAGCATGTAAATAGTTTCTGTCTTATTTCACCATCTCTATGTGGCCATCACATCCTCCTCCGTCTCCTCTGGCTCTGCCCCCCACACCTGGACGCGCCCCTCCATGGCCGTGAGGAGGCAGGTTTCTGAGGGGTGGAAGGACATCGACTGGACAACAGCTTTCCCCACTGGCAGTTTCAGGGACAAGGATCCCTGGAGGTCGGAAATACAACAAATGCTTTCAGTACAGTCTCTATAACCTAAGGTCAGGGGAGAATAATTATACAGACATCATGTAGGTGCAAGGCTatcaaaaaacagcaacacctGTGCTCTAACTCCATGACATAATGAAGATAATATTTTGATCCTACGTGGATCTTCATGAGGTCAAAGTGTTTGAAAAGTTGAAACCACACTTATATTTGTATATAATGCACACCAATTGTCTGACAAGCTCTATGGTGGCACGTGTGGTTAACCATCTAAACCACTCAGGGTGGTGAAACAATTGACAACCAGCAATTCAATAGAGTACATAGAATATACAAAGAAAAGGGTACATAGGGAAAAATCAGTAATACAAAAACCATACTACAAAATGTCAAGCATCTATCTTAATTAATAAAACATATCAAAATGTATCGTTGCATTTATCAATCAACATCACCTGAGTTAAGAGGCAGAACAAAAGACGTCTCAAATTCATGCACAGTAATTGGGTCTTAAACATCCTTTAATTACCCTTAAATTTTCATTTATACAGATATGTGTGTCAGGGTCTATGAAAACATATATACGTATAGCCACAGGGAGAGCCCGAGAAAATGTTTGATCTCACACTCCTGATTCAGACCTCTGGGTGTAAGGGTCTGTAGGGTGACAACGTAAAAACGTCTCTTTGGAGTAAAGGAGGATTTACATCACCTCCTCTTCTCTAAGGTGTTTTCCCCCCTCAAACTTAGGGTTAAACCACATTTGTTTAAAATGCCGTAGGTTTGCTGATTTCAAGACAAAGCTATACTGTGTTCACGTGCTGGTGGGATGAACTGGGAGGTTACAGCTGCTGTTCTGCATGATAGAGAGTGACTAAGTATTGGTGGAAGTTTGCACTGTATGACAGCTAGCTCGCTCTTTTGTCTGGGTCTGTCCACTTAAAGGTAAAGTATCAAGTATCATCATGAGCAATTTTGGGGTTCAACATCTTGCCCAGGAATACTTTGGCATGCGGACTACAAAAGCCGGGGATTGAACTGCCCATCTTCCAAGAagacaacccgctctacctcctgagccacagccacccactCATACAAGATTAGTCCCtttcagtcatcacttatggcccactagaagtgtgtggcagtgtatttatctgcacagactctgccctctgtctgtattttcttattttctccttatcttgcagaggttgggacatttctGGGCACAGCCCGCAGGTAAGGTCAGGACCTTATAAAAAGGTAGCTaccaggtgccagacagtaagcagcacacatccaggaGGAAGCTATGAGAATCATGGACATGGTGCCAAATGAAAAGCAAATAAAGTTAGGCCAACGACATGCAGAGCATGAATCGAGTGTGAATCatgggttggctttcactttcactcacTGACAATACTGTTTACAAATAGTACACAGacatagtgtacctttaagttCTGTAACATGCTTATGGCGAACCCATTATGTTAAATGCACTCTGAACATGAACGTAACCAGACACTTACCTCCACCAGGTCCCAGCAGTAGACGTGTCCGTCCTCTGAGCAGCTCAGGACATGGGTGTCTTTACTGGACAGGCAGCAGTCCAGCTTATAGCCCTTCATCTTGTGCCCTGTATATCTGagtgaaacacacaaacaacaaaaacaccataACAATAGGCATCTGAAATAATATGTATACTTACATATACATGCATATATACAACCAGTACagggggtggacaaaataacagacACACCTTTACAATCATGaattgtaatgtaatgtaatgttaatttTTGATTGTGGCTGTGCCAGAATGGTGTTGACTCTTGTTAAGGGTTTTAATCATGTTGTTGCAGTCATTGTCACAGGGTgactacaggtatcagacacttaatgacttttaagactttttaagatcatttttaaccaaattttaaaacagttttcagACAAATTATCATGCTGTTATTCcagcattgcaggtaagtataaGTAGTACATATGTAGTCCTCTGTGAAGATATTTATGTAGGAGTATAATTACTAGAGTCAGGTAAGGGCATatgtaaagtaaaaagaaaGTATAAGGTTCAGTGGTCGGTTAAAAGacttgtaacatcagaaatgtggactttaaTGATGAAGAACTTGACaaaaaagagataaaaaggATAAATTAAATGAGATAAAACTAAGTCCTGAGACCTAAAATCGAATTTAAGaccttttaaaggtccagtgtgtaggatttagggggatgtattAGCAGAAGAGAAATATagtatgtttttctttagtgtagcatcacatgaaaataagaatcattgtgtttccgACTCCAAATTGCCAAGCAGcgctggagaaacactgatatgtagcatgaaactgcttttagtgtttttactggttaaaATCACCTGCTCCgggggaggaagagacctctgcagataattcaacTCCTGATAAAAACtgcctgaacaatgaacactggaggaattctgaccaggagaagtttcagctggttgtagtCTGTAATCCTCACAGCTACATGCCacaaaatccccctaaatcttacacactgctcgtTTAAGACTCATATAAGGACCAGCAGACGCCCTGTGTCCTGAGGTTTTGTTAAATGGTGGGCTAAGCTGATTTAGAGAGTTAAATATAGCATAAACTGCCATTTGAACGGCAATGAACACCGAGTGTCTTCACATGTGCAGGGGTATTCTGGTTATGATCTGATTTTTGAAGTGACCCAGTTATGTTCTGCGcctgtaaacatcatatcctgGTTTCAGAAGCCCATTGTTGTCTTTGTGCTTCCAAaatgtgtttcctgctgtaagAAGACACTGTTCACCACAGTGTACACTGAGTCATGTCCTGTTTTCACAGATTTTAAGTTAGGTGAGATATAAAGAGAAATCACAAGTGAGCTGCTTTGTCCCtaaaaggaattaaaaacaGGAAACTTTTTCGCACAGCAAGACGTGTTTTACTGTAATCTAATTTTCACTTGGGGTCATGCATTACCTGTTCTTAATGatcaaaaaaaaagataacttCCCAAACATTCCTGCATAAAACCTCATCAGTGAGGTGTAGCATCATCGTGTGCCAAGTGTtacatttagatttttaaacaaaaactgcttTTGGATCAGTCGACTAGTGAGTGAAACCATGATGGAAGCAAACCACACTGTAACGAGACTGAGCAGCACTCACTCTCCCAGCATTTCCCCGGTGCTCTTGTCCAGCAGTCTGACTGTTGAATCCAGACTGGAGCTCAGAGTGCACTGACCATCctgactgaaacacacacatgtgatgGGACCtggaacacacaaacatacacacattacaGGCTTCTGCTTTTTCTACTACTACCACCACTAATAACAACAGTGACAGTAAATCTCAAAACTCCTAATGAATGCTGAAAAGATTACTCACTGCTGATGAAGTCAACGTGCAGCTGTCCCATTCTCAGGTCGTAGCGTCTCACTCTGCCATCCACCGACCTAAACACAAGACAGTTGTTCTCAAACAGTTCCACAGTGAAATCTAAAAATCTAAtcaaacaggaagaggaaaggaATGATAAAACTGGTGATACAGATTGTCCCCTAATCTGCTTCCAGTTCAGTATGATATGAGAACTGCAAAGATTAGTAAATTAATCAGTCgatcaaaagaaaattaatcaaatatttagATAATTGATCATTCGTTTCTCccattttttaaggaaaaatgtcaaaatatttgctggtttcagCCTCTTAAATTTGAGATATGCCTTTATCTTGAaattctgtgtcactgtcaaacagcaccAGGCAGATAACAGCAAGCAGCCAAAGTAAACTTTTCGCACTTAACCAGCTAGTTACTTATgaatttgatgtgtttttttatctttaatggccaaaaggaaaaaagaaagggatggcagcttcttctgtaacagactgtATCAAATGGTCTCATGATATCGCCTCATATCGATTGCAAGCCActgaattgaatcaaatcaaaagcATACTGCTGCAGACTCTGTGTTATCAGGAAATATCTTATTGTCGTCTAAAGAACTGATATAATATCATATCTTGTTGAAACTACTGATCTACACTTCAACTGGCTTCAGGGGCAAAAAGTACGTCTGCTGTACTGACCCGGTAAGAAGCTCATGTTGGGCCACCTTCAGGCTGCTGACGCTGTCCCGAGCCTCGTCTAGAACCTGGATGGGCTCAAATCTCCTGGATCTGGTGTCC from Epinephelus fuscoguttatus linkage group LG3, E.fuscoguttatus.final_Chr_v1 includes:
- the wdr83 gene encoding WD repeat domain-containing protein 83 gives rise to the protein MAFPQPRPQAPQLPQHLLRTIDCQQGAVRAVRFNADGNYLLSCGSDKSLKLWSVSRGTLLKTYSGHGYEVLDADGSYDNSNLCSCSSDKTVILWDVATGQVTRKLRGHAGKVNCVQFNEEATVILSGSLDGTVRCWDTRSRRFEPIQVLDEARDSVSSLKVAQHELLTGSVDGRVRRYDLRMGQLHVDFISSPITCVCFSQDGQCTLSSSLDSTVRLLDKSTGEMLGEYTGHKMKGYKLDCCLSSKDTHVLSCSEDGHVYCWDLVEGSLSLKLPVGKAVVQSMSFHPSETCLLTAMEGRVQVWGAEPEETEEDVMAT
- the LOC125885669 gene encoding persephin, translated to MRSLLKLVVILFCVQRGEGHWLRSLIDQKQEAASPHISPNADKRNRDPSAEDGQTEASGVGPSPDPVVPIPVRSRRSASDSQCGLRSILLQVRNLGLGYDSDETILFKYCGGTCPHVRSNHDLTLTNLLVSGVLPQPAPGDVWHNTPCCRPTHHEDVAFLDNSHRWHKVEKLSAAGCSCVG